The following proteins are encoded in a genomic region of Catharus ustulatus isolate bCatUst1 chromosome 4, bCatUst1.pri.v2, whole genome shotgun sequence:
- the ANKRD54 gene encoding ankyrin repeat domain-containing protein 54 isoform X1, which yields MEGGGGADGAPGAGPEPEPGPGPGPESEPEPGPELEAQPRIALPPLGPGAPLGYLHVLWQREEPAGKIPARRLRRAARLHRRLGPTGKEAHALKRLREAANSNDLDTVQQLLEDGADPCAADDKGRTALHFASCNGNDHIVQLLLDHGADPNQRDGLGNTPLHLAACTNHVPVITTLLRGGARVDALDRAGRTPLHLAKSKLNILQEGFSHSLEAVRLEVKQIIQMLREYLDRLGRHEQKEQLDDLCSRLQMTSTKEQVDEVTDLLASFTSLSLQMQKMDNR from the exons ATGGAGGGCGGCGGTGGGGCTGACGGGGCGCCCGGTGCGGGGCCGGAACCAGAACCGGGACCAGGACCGGGACCGGAGTCAGAGCCAGAGCCGGGGCCGGAGTTGGAGGCACAGCCGCGCAtcgcgctgccgccgctgggaCCGGGCGCACCCCTCGGTTACCTGCACGTCCTGTGGCAGCGGGAGGAGCCCGCGGGCAAGATCCCGGCCCGCCGCCTGCGCAGGGCCGCCCGCCTCCACCGCCGGCTGGGGCCGACGGGCAAGGAGGCCCACG CTCTGAAAAGGCTGCGTGAAGCTGCCAATAGCAATGACTTGGACACAG TGCAGCAACTCTTGGAGGATGGAGCTGACCCTTGTGCTGCTGATGACAAAGGCCGGACAGCACTGCACTTTGCCTCCTGCAATGGCAATGATCACATCG TCCAGCTGCTTCTGGACCATGGGGCTGACCCAAACCAGAGAGATGGGCTAGGCAATACTCCCTTACACTTGG ctgcctgcacGAACCACGTTCCTGTCATCACCACGCTGCTGCGCGGAG GGGCCAGAGTTGATGCCTTGGATCGAGCTGGCAGAACCCCTCTGCACCTCGCTAAATCGAAGCTGAATATCCTCCAGGAAGGATTTTCCCACAGTCTGGAAGCTGTACGCCTCGAAGTCAAACAG ATTATCCAGATGTTGCGGGAATACCTGGACCGTCTGGGGAGGCATGAGCAGAAGGAACAGCTGGATGACCTCTGCTCCAGACTACAGATGACTAGCACAAAGGAGCAG GTGGATGAGGTTACAGACCTCCTGGCCAGCTTCACATCACTCAGCCTGCAGATGCAGAAGATGGACAACAGGTAA
- the ANKRD54 gene encoding ankyrin repeat domain-containing protein 54 isoform X2 encodes MTWTQQLLEDGADPCAADDKGRTALHFASCNGNDHIVQLLLDHGADPNQRDGLGNTPLHLAACTNHVPVITTLLRGGARVDALDRAGRTPLHLAKSKLNILQEGFSHSLEAVRLEVKQIIQMLREYLDRLGRHEQKEQLDDLCSRLQMTSTKEQVDEVTDLLASFTSLSLQMQKMDNR; translated from the exons ATGACTTGGACACAG CAACTCTTGGAGGATGGAGCTGACCCTTGTGCTGCTGATGACAAAGGCCGGACAGCACTGCACTTTGCCTCCTGCAATGGCAATGATCACATCG TCCAGCTGCTTCTGGACCATGGGGCTGACCCAAACCAGAGAGATGGGCTAGGCAATACTCCCTTACACTTGG ctgcctgcacGAACCACGTTCCTGTCATCACCACGCTGCTGCGCGGAG GGGCCAGAGTTGATGCCTTGGATCGAGCTGGCAGAACCCCTCTGCACCTCGCTAAATCGAAGCTGAATATCCTCCAGGAAGGATTTTCCCACAGTCTGGAAGCTGTACGCCTCGAAGTCAAACAG ATTATCCAGATGTTGCGGGAATACCTGGACCGTCTGGGGAGGCATGAGCAGAAGGAACAGCTGGATGACCTCTGCTCCAGACTACAGATGACTAGCACAAAGGAGCAG GTGGATGAGGTTACAGACCTCCTGGCCAGCTTCACATCACTCAGCCTGCAGATGCAGAAGATGGACAACAGGTAA